The Catellatospora citrea DNA segment GTCCTTCCAGACGGCAGATTGTTGCAGGTGAGCGTCTCGGGCGCCCCGAACGGATCACCGGTCTTCCTGCTGCACGGCACACCCGGCTCCCGGCAGGGCCCCAAACCGCGCAGCAGCGTGCTGTACCGGCTCGGCATCAAGCTGATCTGCTATGACCGGCCGGGATACGGCGGTTCGAACCGGCACCCCGGCCGGCGTGTCGCCGACGCCGCGGCCGACGTCGCCGCGATCGCCGACGACCTCCACCTGGACCGGTTCTCCGTGGTCGGCCGCTCCGGCGGTGGGCCGCACGCGCTGGCCTGCCCGGCGCTCCTGCCCGAGCGGGTGCACCGGACCGCCGTGCTCGTGGGCATCGCACCGTCCAATGCCGAGGGCCTGGACTGGTTCGACGGCATGGCCCAGGACAACGTGCACGAGTACGAGACCGCCGACAACGACCTGGCCGTCCTCGCCGAGCGGCTGCGGCTGCGCGCGGAGCGGGTGCTGCACGACCCGGAGAGCCTGCTGGAGATGCTGCGCAGCCAGATGGCCGAGGCGGACCGGCGCTTCGTCGACCGGATCGCGATCCGGCGCCTGCTCGCCGCCACCTACACCGAGGCGTTGCGCGGCGGTCCGTACGGGTGGTTCGACGACGTGCTGGCCTTCCGCGGGGACTGGGGCTTCGGCCTCGACACCATCAGCGGGCCGGTGAAGCTGTGGCACGGCGAGGACGACACCTTCTCCCCCGCCGGGCACACCCGCTGGCTGGCACGGCAGATTCCGCACGCCGAGGTCCAGGTGCGGACCGACACCGCGCACTTCGGCGCGGTCGAGGTGCTGCCGGAGATCCTCGCCTGGCTGACGGCGCAGCCCGACTACCTGCACCGATAGCCCCCCGACCGCGACCTCACAGCGGGTGCGGGTCGATGATGCGGTTGAGGTAGCGCCGCTGACGCAGGGCCTCGATGATCGGGTGCGTCGGGCCCACCCGCTTCACCACGCGCTCCATGACCCGGGCGAGTTGCGCCTCGGCGTCCGCCTCGCCGCGGTCGGCGGCCACCAGCGCGCGGTTGCCCACGCAGCGCAGCGTGTTCGGGTGCTCGGGGCCGAGCACCTCCGCCATCCTGGCGGAGACCTCGTCGAGCAGCACCGCGGCCGGGTCG contains these protein-coding regions:
- a CDS encoding alpha/beta fold hydrolase, which produces MHHQRLTEHEVVLPDGRLLQVSVSGAPNGSPVFLLHGTPGSRQGPKPRSSVLYRLGIKLICYDRPGYGGSNRHPGRRVADAAADVAAIADDLHLDRFSVVGRSGGGPHALACPALLPERVHRTAVLVGIAPSNAEGLDWFDGMAQDNVHEYETADNDLAVLAERLRLRAERVLHDPESLLEMLRSQMAEADRRFVDRIAIRRLLAATYTEALRGGPYGWFDDVLAFRGDWGFGLDTISGPVKLWHGEDDTFSPAGHTRWLARQIPHAEVQVRTDTAHFGAVEVLPEILAWLTAQPDYLHR